Proteins from one Bombus affinis isolate iyBomAffi1 chromosome 1, iyBomAffi1.2, whole genome shotgun sequence genomic window:
- the LOC126922690 gene encoding nucleoside diphosphate kinase, giving the protein MVLCSVLVLLRLFCRLIMAGNKERTFLMVKPDGVQRGLIGKIIQRFEDRGFKLVAMKMIQANEDLLKKHYADLASKPFFPGLIKYMSSGPVVPMVWEGLNIVKTGRVMLGQTNPADSSPGTIRGDYCIHVGRNVIHGSDSVESANKEIKLWFGEEKEVIDWASWSESLVYE; this is encoded by the exons ATGGTTTTGTGCTCTGTATTAGTTTTACTTCGTTTATTTTGTAGATTAATAATGGCAGGAAATAAGGAACGTACCTTCCTTATGGTTAAACCCGATGGTGTTCAACGTGGACtcattggtaaaataattcaACGCTTTGAAGACAGAGGTTTTAAACTTGTAGCGATGAAAATGATACAG gCAAATGAGGATTTATTAAAGAAACATTATGCAGATTTGGCATCCAAACCATTTTTCCCAGGTTTAATTAAATACATGAGCTCAGGACCAGTTGTGCCAATG GTATGGGAAGGTTTAAACATAGTAAAAACTGGCCGTGTTATGTTAGGACAAACAAATCCAGCGGATTCTTCACCTGGAACAATTCGTGGTGATTATTGTATCCACGTTGGACGCAATGTTATTCATGGCTCCGACTCTGTTGAATCTGCCAATAAAGAGATCAAACTCTGGTTTggagaagaaaaggaagttATTGATTGGGCATCTTGGTCAGAAAGCTTGGTATATGAATAA
- the LOC126922701 gene encoding lipopolysaccharide-induced tumor necrosis factor-alpha factor homolog: MEKGITMSPPPPPPPPGFVPPPPPSHSVPPPSYEQPQTSPIVIRNLNFGPEQQHIICPSCHANVLTITEKEANMKTHLFALGLCVIGFWCCVPCPYCMDSCLVTKHYCPNCRSYLGQSNN, translated from the exons ATGGAAAAAGGTATAACAATGtcgccaccaccaccaccaccaccgcctGGTTTTGTCCCACCACCACCGCCATCTCATTCTGTCCCACCACCGTCATATGAGCAACCACAGACAa GTCCTATTGTCATAAGGAATTTAAATTTTGGTCCTGAACAACAGCACATAATATGTCCTTCTTGTCACGCAAATGTGCTCacaataactgaaaaggaagcAAACATGAAAACTCACCTCTTCGCATTAGGACTATGTGTTATAGG GTTCTGGTGTTGTGTTCCTTGCCCTTACTGCATGGATAGTTGTTTGGTAACGAAACATTATTGTCCTAATTGTAGATCATATTTAggacaaagtaataattaa